The following coding sequences lie in one Portunus trituberculatus isolate SZX2019 chromosome 26, ASM1759143v1, whole genome shotgun sequence genomic window:
- the LOC123509277 gene encoding uncharacterized protein LOC123509277: MTSGQSPSHPSLASSVKTFVFDWAYNKISNSLDIQQFGNIRATSASHHLISFLDFIHSHLDKRNTSLTVAFVECKKAFVLVDHTVVINKAISLGLPSHLRAWLADFLTGRLQVVCFQKHTSSYQQLTCGVPQGSKMGSLGFLILINDALTNTLHHWKYVDDCMTAPWQQLEDVQRRTCRNILGPAYTNYDHALSPHTGCQTPSGPRQAG, translated from the exons ATGACCTCAGGCCAATCGCCATCACATCCATCCCTAGCCTCATCTGTGAAGACTTTTGTGTTTGACTGGGCATACAACAAAATCAGTAACTCCTTAGACATTCAGCAATTTGGCAACATCAGAGCTACCTCAGCCTCTCACCACCTAATCAGCTTCCTTGACTTCATTCATAGTCACCTGGACAAACGGAACACCTCTCTAACAGTCGCTTTTGTGGAATGCAAGAAAGCTTTTGTTCTGGTTGACCACACTGTTGTCATCAACAAAGCCATCAGTCTGggtcttccctctcacctgaGAGCATGGCTGGCTGACTTCCTCACGGGACGCCTGCAAGTTGTATGTTTTCAGAAACACACATCCTCTTACCAACAACTAACGTGTGGAGTCCCTCAGGGCAGCAAGATGGGTTCACTCGGTTTCCTGATACTGATTAATGACGCTCTGACAAACACCCTTCACCactggaagtatgtggatgaCTGCATGACTGCACCGTGG caacaactggaAGATGTCCAAAGGAGGACATGCAGGAACATCCTTGGCCCTGCCTACACAAACTACGATCATGCCCTATCTCCCCACACTGGCTGCCAGACACCGAGCGGCCCTCGTCAGGCTGGGTAG